From Triticum aestivum cultivar Chinese Spring chromosome 7B, IWGSC CS RefSeq v2.1, whole genome shotgun sequence:
TGATTATGCCATTTGGTTGGGATGATGAAACAAAGTTAGGAGGAATATCCCAAATATTCATGATGGAATTGTGATCCAAAAAACACGAGACCACAAAAATTCAAGGCACACAAGTGATGAAGCAACCAAAACATCTTGATCGAAACACTGTTTCTTAAAATCGATTTTACTCTGTCATGTTCCTCCAACCAAATACCAAATTACTTCTGTGATAACATATGGTCCTCACCAAACACTCAAATAGAAAGGTACATCTTCATTCAATTAATCCCAACCTTTCAGAGCAGCTCAATTCCATTTTACTTGAAAAAAGAACGAATGCACACGGAGCTCTGAAAACGAGACCAAAGTACACTGTTTCTTTTTCTTCAGATTTATTTTGTGTTTAATTTCTTGAAACCGGGCACCATTCTCGCCGTCCTCAATAGTCAACAGGCCTGGACATTGAGCGGCTTCCCCACGGAGAACCCGCCGTCGACCATGAGATTATGCCCAGTGATGTACCTAGCCTCGTCGGACGCCAGGAACACTGCCGCCCTCGCAACGTCTTCCGCGCGCAGCACGATGCCGCCGCCCATCTCGTTGATGTCCTCATCGAACAGCCGCCTGATCAACTCCTCGTCGCCAGCGCCCCCCGGTGGAAGGCCCAGCATCTCCCTCGCGGAGCGCGCCCCCATGGGCGTCGCGATGGCGAACGGCGAGATGGCGTTCACCCTCACGCCGCGCGCCgccagctcggccgccgcggaCCGCACCATGCCGACGACGGCCGTCTTGGAGACGCTGTACGCGTGGGGGCCCGACCCGCCCAGCGCGCCCGCCGTGCTGGACGTGCAGAGGACGCACCCGGCGCCGCGCGGGACCATGGCGCGCGCCGCGTGCTTGATGCCGGCGGCCACCCCGCGGAGGTTGACGGCCATGACGCGGTCGAAGTCGGCCATGTCCAGGGACTCGATGGGGGAGCCCGCGTAGTTGCCGCCCGTGATCCCGGCGTTGTTGAACATGACGTCGAGCCGgccgtgccgcgccacggcgaggTCCACGACGGCCGCCACCTGCGCCTCGTCCGTGACGTCGCAGCGGGTGTAACAGGCCGTGTCCGGGTCGCCGAGCTCGGCGGCCACGGCGCGGCCCAGGCTGTCCTGGACGTCGGCGAGCACGACCTTGGCGCCGTTCCGGACGAACTCGGCGGCGGTCACCTTCCCGATGCCGCTCGCCGCGCCGGTGATCACGGCCACCTTCCCGGCCAACCTCCGTGAGTCGGAGGAAGCGGAGAGGGGGCGTGACGGGCTTCCTGCCCTTCCGGCCGCTCCGCTCTTCGCCGTGCTACACTCTCAGAAAACAACAAGTGAGCAAGGCAGCGAACATCAGCGGGCTGCCGGACCACACCAAAAACCTTCGTACCTGAAAAGGACGTGCATTGCTCGGAACATCTTCGACGATGGACAAATCGTGAGCTCCTTTCTCGCACAACGATAGCTAGGCAACTGAACTTAACGAAGGCTCCAAACATCTTTATAAGGCCCCCAAAAAATTCTTTATACTCCCTGCCATCCGTATTACTTATCACTCAAATGAATATAGACTTATTTTAGTGTTAGATATGTCCGTTTGAGCAACAAGTAATATGAAATGAAGGGAGTAATAATTTATACGGAGTTCGGCGAGTGAAGTGGTGAAAACCTTCCGGGACCTCTACGAGGAATTGCAAGCAGCCTGCTCGCCTCGTTCTGGTCACATTAGATGGTTGGGCATTGAGATCCTTTGGTGAACGCTTTGGACTATACGTGATAGGCTTGTGATCAAGCGGTTTTTGATGGCCGACCTACTGATACGATTTCTAAATGGTGTGGTTTTCTGCAGCCATGGAAGCCGCTTAGCCGTTCCGGGAACGTAACGCCATCGATGACATCATCTTCGGCCTCCGTTTGTTGGCCTTCCGCCTGGCGCCAGCCCTCCCTTGGCCTCCGCCGGAGCCGGACTATGGGTCTGTATCTCTGCTTGCGCCTTTGTTGGCCCTTTCTTTTCTCATTTTAGACTTATTTTTTTAGAGAACGTTTTtaggcttgttgagttgtgccatCAGCAGAATATTTTTTTCTTTGTATTTGACTTCTGCTTCTAAACTTTGTATGTTTGCGTAATTGCTTTATTTAAAAAGTGGGGCGAAAGAATTTTTAGTTAACGGTGGAATCAGTGGAAATATATGCGTATTACTATATGATAGACTGTCGGCGATGAATCGGAGCTTGCGCGCGTTTCACACGAGCAGACTAATAAAATCATGCTTAGATTAAATACAGTACTTTTTTGACACCATTGATTAGATACAGTATATATAAGTAGCTAGACTAGAGTACCTGATTAGTGGTTGAGCACATCACTGTTGTATCCTTGTCTTACTCTGCCTCTTCGATGCCTTTTGCATGTGTAAGCGTAACTAGAGGGGCTGCAGATTCTCTACCTCGCCATGGGCGGctaaatttcatgttttgacccttttttgATACCTATTTGAAATTTGACCTTAGTTTGATTTTTTTCGAGATCTGACACTTTTGCTACCGCCAGTATCCATGGCGATAGGGTATAACTgcctaccgccaaggtccctggcggtaTGATTGCATGCCTTACCGTGAAATTTTGCTAAGTATTGAACACAGTGCGTGCTCGTGCCTACCGCCAAGCACCATGGCGGTAGGGTTGTACATGCTACCGCCATTTTGTTTGGCGGTAGGGATGTTTCCTatcgccaaggtccctggcggtaggctgttacaccctaccgccatggacccTGGCGGAAGCAAAAGGGTAAGATCTCGATTTTTTTTAAACTAGGTCAGATCTCGAATAGATatcagaaaagggtcaaaacacgaaattttgccgcc
This genomic window contains:
- the LOC123160248 gene encoding short-chain dehydrogenase reductase 2a, whose translation is MFNNAGITGGNYAGSPIESLDMADFDRVMAVNLRGVAAGIKHAARAMVPRGAGCVLCTSSTAGALGGSGPHAYSVSKTAVVGMVRSAAAELAARGVRVNAISPFAIATPMGARSAREMLGLPPGGAGDEELIRRLFDEDINEMGGGIVLRAEDVARAAVFLASDEARYITGHNLMVDGGFSVGKPLNVQAC